Genomic segment of Chitinophaga varians:
GGCCTGGTGACAGTCTCTCACTGAATTTTACTGATGATACATTGATACTGGCAGGAAACGGTGCACCGGCTTGCCGGGCGCAATATCTCTCGCGCAGGGCGCAGGAGCGGGTGTCACAGCCGGCAAGGGATGATGCGCCTTCCCGGGTGGCATGGTACCGCCGGCAAATGACGGCCGCGGAAGCGGTGTTACGATATTATCATGACAGCCTTCCCGCCGCTGAATATGCGGTTGTGCGGGCCAATGTGCTCGGGGAAACCGCTGCCAGAATGATAGCCTGTCTCTGGCATGCTTCACCGGAAGGGATTGCTGTAGCTGAACAGGCTTCCCTGTACCGGCAGGCTATCATGCCCGCCTTGCCGGCCATTGTGCCTTCTGATACTACGGCCCTGGCTATACGTTATCTGAATTACCTGCTGCAGAAAGCGGAAGCAGATTATTTTATGCAGCAGCACAGTCAGTGTACCGACCGGGAGATCTATGACTGGATCAAATCACATTATACCGGCATCCTGCGGGATAAGCTGCTGGCGCATCAGTTGCTGCAAAGTCTTGCTGCCGGCGGACAACAGGAGGTGTTGGCAAATTGTGCGCAGGATTATCTGTCCATCGTGCAGCATGCAGCATGCAAGCAGGCCATCGCAGCCAAGTACGGAAAAATAAAGAAAGGTATCAGTAAAGGTATGCCGGCACCGGCTTTCAGCCTTCCGGACAGCGCCGGCCACCCTGTCAACCTGAATTATTTTGCCGGTAAAGTGGTGCTGCTGCATTTCTATGACGCAGACGACCAGTTGCTGCCTTCCCTCTCGGAAATCAATACATGCTTCAATAAAGAAGAGGTGGTATTTGTACATATCAACTGTAACAGCAACGCCTCTCCGAAGTATCCCGGCGTACAGCTGCGGGCCGACGGACAAATCGCCACTGTGCTGGAACAGTACAACATCAGCCGTTATCCCGCGCTCATCGTGGTTGGCAAAAACGGCAGTATCTATGCAACAAGGCCGCCAGACCCCACTGTCGACCACGGCGCAGCACTTGCTGACATCATCTATGCAGCATTATTGCAGTAGCCCCATTTTTCTGCTTATATCCAATATTTTATCTGTTCACACGTTAAGAAAAAGTACGCAAAACAACCGCATCAGCGCCATTGACCCGCAGCCGATTTTTAGAGAGAAACCCGTTTAAATCAGGTTACTAATATTTATAATAAAATATATATATGGGAAATCTGGTTTAATCTTAGTTATTATCGTAAATTCAATATATAACCGTTAAGCCCCTCTATGCCACATGCCAAAGCGTTATTTTGATCGACTACAAACCATTGATTACCTAATCAGGATCAAAGGGACCGGTAAACCCGCTCAGTTAGCCAAGCGGCTTCGTATTTCCGAACGAACACTCTATGAATTCCTCAAAATGATGAAGGAGTTAGGTGCTCCCATTGAGTACGACCGGTACAAAGAAAGTTATTACTACTCAGAAAAAGGTGGATTCAACATCCGGTTCTCCAAGAACCTGGTTACCGCCGCTGGTGCAGTAATGATGCTCCTCCTGATCAATCTCTGGTAAAAAGTCGGCGCCCGGATTTCACCTGACAGATCACCGACAGGTAATCACTGCGCTTCAGCCGCCCCCAGTGGGCCTAAGATTTACACCAGCAGGCCTACCCCTGTTAGTACGAATCTTTTGTTACATCTTGAAAAATGGACAGCCAACAGGGAGTCACATTCCTGTCCTGTCCATTTTTTTATTAAGCTTAAAATCTTTACAAGTGATTAACAAATTCCTGCTTTATTCCTCTCATATTTACTGAGATGAATAATAACCCCGTTTGCTCCCTAACCGGCTCAAACCGGGGTCCCATATAAAAAGACTTTTTTATAACGCGGTTTAGATTAGATTTTAGATTACACGCAGGTTTCTCTCCAGTCACCTGCTTCTTTCTTATATTCACAGACAATCTTATCGCAAATCGCTACCAAAACAAATCTTATGTCCCGTAATTATTTTACGCTCCGCTGCGGTGACCAGCATGAAAAGATACCGTACGATGAGCTGCAGTACCTCGAAGTGATGAACGACCACATCCTGCTACACCTGCAGGAGAAACGCCTCGCTACTATGGAAACGCTTGACTGGATCATGTCCCAGCTTCCCATGTCTGCATTCCTGCGCGTACATCAATGGTTCGTAGTGTCATATCGCCACATTACCCGGCTGGGAGAAAATTACCTGATGATCGGTAATGTCAAAATTCCTGTCAGTCAACAGGCCCTTGCATCCCTTTCCGCCGCTATGGCCGGAAAAGTAACGGAAAGTTGATAAGGATATCATGATAACTTCCCTGTAATAACAGGCAACCGGACGACCAATAACCGTTCTTCCGGATGATCTCCTCATGCCCATACCTGCCAGTGATTTAAATTACCGGATAGCTGACAATATCTTGCCCGCCACGCCATTGGCATCTTCATCATAGGCATGTCCTCCCGGCAATACCAGCTTGCGGTAATGCGCAATGGTAAGATCTGCCAGGTTAAAATCCTTCTCTCCGGCTCCAAATACCAGCAACACCGGCTTGTCGGTAATACGGTTCATCTCTGCGGTGACGTTCATCCCCTTACTGGACGACCGGCCCAGCATATCGGAAATATGCACCTCCATATCTGTAAAACGGGAAGGAGATAAAAACACGACCTGTGTAACCTGGGAGGAAATATTATCCGGTAACTGATTGTAGATGAAAGGCAACACATCGGCGCCCAGGGAATACCCAATTAGTATCACCCCGTGATTGCTGCTCCAGGCCGACTGGTAATACCGGATCAACTCTGCTACATCAATGGCCGCCTGCTGAGGCGTTTTTTTATTCCAGAAATATTTCAGCGCATTCAACGCCACTACCGGATAGTTGTGTTGCTGAAAGGCATCAATCATGTTGGCGGAAAACTTCTTCATACCGCCATCTCCGGTAATGTAGAGAATAAGTGGCGCCGTACTGCCGGCAGGAGGGGCTTTCACCTGCACGGGCAATTTGTTCACATTGGTTTGCGCGGGCAACTGTAAAGCGGAACATAATAATACTCCTATCAGCCACCACCTGCCTGTCTGTAATAAATCTCTGGTTAGCATATACAAAGATATCTCCTTCCTCCAAATCAAAATCTGTTCCGTACTCAGGGCTGCATCACCTTACTGAGGGCTACCGGTAGCTGGATCAAATCAAAATCGTGTTCGTAAATCAGGTACTTGTTGGTCCACATGGTGGCATATTTGTCCTTGAACTCCCGCAACCCCTGGTAATGCCGGAAGAAGCGGAGTTTCTCATAGGCATATTTTACCATCTTTTCGGCGGTATTCTCCGGTTGACTGATACCGGACATAGGCACCATGCCCAGGTTGAGGTATTGCAGGCCCTTGTCCTGCGCGTCCTGTATCAGCGCAATGATCAGCGCGTCCATCACGCCGCCTGGCGCATTGGTACGCTTACGTATCAGGTCATAGGTACACTCGCCGGGCGCATAATCCGGGATGATATTGAGGAAGGCGGCAATGTTGCCGTCCGCATCTGTAACAGTGATCACGTCCTGGTCACGCATAGCAGCTGCATCGAAAAGTCCCTGCGAAAAAGTCATCTCCTTGACTTCATACTGCTGCAGCCATTCATCGCTTACTACTTTCAGCGCCGATAACATGGCGGCGGACTGCGGCGCCGGATTCAACCGGGTCACATAACCTTTGTTGGCCAGGCTATTGAGCGCATTGCGCAGGGATTTTTTGTCCTTGCCGCTCAGCGTAAAGTCTCGTATGTCCATAATGGCTTCCTGCCCGATCAGCATCTTTTTCTTCTTCAGCTGACTGAAATAATAGGTGCTGTCTTCATCTACCCGGTAAAAAGCAGGCCGCAGGCCCATCTTCTTACATTGTTGTTCAAACTCTTCCAGCAGCAACAATTTATTGTCTTCACTGCAAACTGGTTCTTCCAGCACAATAGCAAAACTGCTGGCTACGCGGTAAGCAATAAAACCTTCGTACTGATCGGATACGTACAGGATTTTATCTTCTCCCACTTTAAAGTAGTCCATGGGAGAATCGCCATACTGGCTCAGGTAGAAGCGGGCTTTCTCCAGCGTGGTGTTGTTATGCTTTGACACATGCAGGTACGGCCTGATGATCGTATAAAACAGGAAAGCCCATGAACTGACGCCCAGTACCCGGATGGCCGACATAAATTCGCGCGCAAACCGTGTTACAGGCTGCAAGCCATCATCTTCCAGCAGCATAAAACAGTGGAAAGCATGCCGCAGGGACTGTTGCCAGGTGAAGTCAATACCAAAGTGTCTTACGTTCAGAAAATAAAAGCCGATGGTGCCGAAAAACAATACCAGCAGGAAAGTGGCCACCGCCGTAACCACACCGATATTGACCAGTTGCGGATTGCTTTTTACGCGGTACTGGCGGGCGGTGACCAGCAGCAGGAAACTGGTCACCAGCGCGAGGCTGGCCTCTTCATAGTCCAGCGCCTTGCCGATATGGCCAAACACGGACAGCAACGATACACATAACGCAACGATCCACGCGCTGCGCAGCCCTCTGAAAAGAAAGGTGGCCGTCACCAGCAGGATAAGCCCGGAAAATACCACCAGCAGATTGGAGGCATGGATAGATGTACCGGGGATATAAGCCCGCAGAAGGTGCATACGGTAGGCTAACGGTGGCGTCAGTACGGAGAATATGTTGACCATTCCCAGCAGGAAAATCAGGATAGGAGGCAACAGGCGCAGCACCAGGTCGCGGCCTTTCAGTGCAAAGGCCACCATACCGGCGGCCAGCGGCAACCAGAATTCAAACAAACGGAACAGCAGCGTTATCTCTAACGCCTGCAGGGTGCTGTAGCCGTAGTTGCTGAGCAGGTAAGCCAGCGACAGCTCAATGGCTCCCAGTCCGCGCAGGAAGGGAGAGATAATCAGGAATATAGTGGCTACGATATAACCTACGCAGGCCGCTTCCAGCGACGGGGTGACACCAGTGGCCAGCATACTGAGATAAAGATGTGCCACGCCGGCCACTTCTATCAGCACCGAAGCCAGCACCGTGTAAGTGAATGAAGACAATGACAACTGAAAAGTAAACATCTCGTCCACTTTGTGCGCCGTGGCCGGAAAGTACCGTATC
This window contains:
- a CDS encoding phosphatidylglycerol lysyltransferase domain-containing protein, which gives rise to MPLEKKFLSAAFLRKLHWKELLALLFILLAIYFFRSQRHELKSLVPAIERADRVWIIIGVAVTGIYILLQALMYVFSFRSVGSRLSTYLGTELFLKRNLLSVFLPAGGISSLAYVPQSLRRAQVHKQQIHQASGIYGFIGILSVFLVGIPVVMYAMLHTGSMKDAGWGLAAICALLALVVWLVRSMQTKGKAYQLLIRYFPATAHKVDEMFTFQLSLSSFTYTVLASVLIEVAGVAHLYLSMLATGVTPSLEAACVGYIVATIFLIISPFLRGLGAIELSLAYLLSNYGYSTLQALEITLLFRLFEFWLPLAAGMVAFALKGRDLVLRLLPPILIFLLGMVNIFSVLTPPLAYRMHLLRAYIPGTSIHASNLLVVFSGLILLVTATFLFRGLRSAWIVALCVSLLSVFGHIGKALDYEEASLALVTSFLLLVTARQYRVKSNPQLVNIGVVTAVATFLLVLFFGTIGFYFLNVRHFGIDFTWQQSLRHAFHCFMLLEDDGLQPVTRFAREFMSAIRVLGVSSWAFLFYTIIRPYLHVSKHNNTTLEKARFYLSQYGDSPMDYFKVGEDKILYVSDQYEGFIAYRVASSFAIVLEEPVCSEDNKLLLLEEFEQQCKKMGLRPAFYRVDEDSTYYFSQLKKKKMLIGQEAIMDIRDFTLSGKDKKSLRNALNSLANKGYVTRLNPAPQSAAMLSALKVVSDEWLQQYEVKEMTFSQGLFDAAAMRDQDVITVTDADGNIAAFLNIIPDYAPGECTYDLIRKRTNAPGGVMDALIIALIQDAQDKGLQYLNLGMVPMSGISQPENTAEKMVKYAYEKLRFFRHYQGLREFKDKYATMWTNKYLIYEHDFDLIQLPVALSKVMQP
- a CDS encoding AcvB/VirJ family lysyl-phosphatidylglycerol hydrolase — its product is MLTRDLLQTGRWWLIGVLLCSALQLPAQTNVNKLPVQVKAPPAGSTAPLILYITGDGGMKKFSANMIDAFQQHNYPVVALNALKYFWNKKTPQQAAIDVAELIRYYQSAWSSNHGVILIGYSLGADVLPFIYNQLPDNISSQVTQVVFLSPSRFTDMEVHISDMLGRSSSKGMNVTAEMNRITDKPVLLVFGAGEKDFNLADLTIAHYRKLVLPGGHAYDEDANGVAGKILSAIR
- a CDS encoding peroxiredoxin family protein — protein: MQCHLKLSLLFSVGFLMIAQQASAQAFTTISGRVKGGKGGKGQPVSVSWWSDPGVLPAKSQDTLLQKDSFCFRLPVEPVAVLFFYLDAGGPRNFYGTLRPGDSLSLNFTDDTLILAGNGAPACRAQYLSRRAQERVSQPARDDAPSRVAWYRRQMTAAEAVLRYYHDSLPAAEYAVVRANVLGETAARMIACLWHASPEGIAVAEQASLYRQAIMPALPAIVPSDTTALAIRYLNYLLQKAEADYFMQQHSQCTDREIYDWIKSHYTGILRDKLLAHQLLQSLAAGGQQEVLANCAQDYLSIVQHAACKQAIAAKYGKIKKGISKGMPAPAFSLPDSAGHPVNLNYFAGKVVLLHFYDADDQLLPSLSEINTCFNKEEVVFVHINCNSNASPKYPGVQLRADGQIATVLEQYNISRYPALIVVGKNGSIYATRPPDPTVDHGAALADIIYAALLQ
- a CDS encoding LytR/AlgR family response regulator transcription factor codes for the protein MSRNYFTLRCGDQHEKIPYDELQYLEVMNDHILLHLQEKRLATMETLDWIMSQLPMSAFLRVHQWFVVSYRHITRLGENYLMIGNVKIPVSQQALASLSAAMAGKVTES